Proteins encoded in a region of the Vicia villosa cultivar HV-30 ecotype Madison, WI linkage group LG5, Vvil1.0, whole genome shotgun sequence genome:
- the LOC131607873 gene encoding aquaporin NIP1-2-like: protein MGDNSGCNETNEIVVNVNKDVSNKTQEDSNAHATASLLQKLVAEVVGTYFLIFAGCAAVAVNKNNDNVVTHPGISIVWGLAVMVLVYSLGHISGAHFNPAVTIAFATTRRFPLKQVPAYIAAQVFGSTLASGTLRLLFTGKHDQFVGTLAAGSNLQAFVIEFIITFYLMFIISGVATDNRAIGELAGIAVGSTVLLNVMFAGPITGASMNPARSIGPALIHNEYRGIWIYMVSPILGAVCGAWVYNVIRYTDKPVREITKSGSFLKAAKP from the exons ATGGGTGACAATTCAGGATGCAATGAAACCAATGAAATTGTTGTAAACGTAAACAAGGATGTCTCAAACAAAACTCAAGAAGATTCAAACGCTCATGCCACTGCTTCTCTCTTACAGAAG TTGGTAGCTGAAGTGGTAGgaacatattttttaatatttgccGGTTGTGCTGCTGTGGCGGTGAACAAGAACAATGACAATGTTGTCACACATCCTGGAATTTCAATTGTTTGGGGACTTGCTGTCATGGTTCTTGTTTACTCTCTCGGTCATATCTCTGGTGCTCATTTCAATCCCGCGGTTACTATTGCTTTTGCTACCACCAGAAGATTTCCCTTGAAACAG GTACCAGCTTATATTGCAGCTCAAGTCTTTGGTTCTACACTTGCAAGTGGAACTCTAAGATTATTATTTACTGGCAAACATGATCAGTTTGTAGGAACACTTGCAGCTGGATCAAATCTGCAAGCTTTTGTGATAGAATTCATAATCACATTTTATCTTATGTTTATCATATCCGGAGTTGCCACCGATAATAGAGCG ATTGGTGAATTGGCTGGGATTGCGGTTGGATCTACTGTACTTTTGAATGTGATGTTTGCAGG GCCAATCACAGGAGCATCGATGAATCCAGCCAGAAGCATAGGACCAGCTTTAATACACAATGAATATCGAGGAATATGGATATACATGGTTTCTCCGATTCTAGGAGCGGTGTGTGGTGCATGGGTCTATAATGTCATTAGGTACACTGATAAACCAGTTCGTGAAATCACCAAAAGTGGATCTTTTCTAAAAGCAGCAAAGCCATAG